A portion of the Hoylesella buccalis ATCC 35310 genome contains these proteins:
- a CDS encoding OmpA family protein translates to MMKKYGLATLAFLALPFSYTSAAPVMGAAPAADDTIVVDRNELMEVLRGVAASEMRNQYRPKRNVRRQRRGYNYRPSQPGQTVPVYNSSARRVEYIPMYAPQNGTQPIYPPYPPVQNLRPENAESDNSTQTEQLQEQINQLQKQIETLSTTVQDPAVRQQVDSMARQLNNFRAQKDTVMMGAPQEESAQNHEVVQPAQPAKVAPFDTNIRQVFFEISSDALSKEAKHTLDGLAETLKNNRKLKAELTGFSSQDGPKAFNRDLAMRRMNSVRTYLLRKGVHANQVSALSYGIDKHSEMNTYARRVEVCVSL, encoded by the coding sequence ATGATGAAAAAGTACGGTCTGGCAACACTTGCCTTTCTTGCACTACCCTTCTCCTACACAAGTGCAGCACCCGTTATGGGTGCGGCACCTGCTGCGGATGACACCATCGTGGTCGACAGAAACGAACTGATGGAGGTGCTAAGAGGCGTGGCTGCCAGCGAAATGAGAAATCAATACAGGCCGAAAAGAAATGTAAGGCGACAGCGGAGAGGATACAACTACCGTCCATCTCAGCCGGGACAGACGGTTCCTGTATACAACTCGTCAGCCAGAAGAGTGGAGTACATTCCAATGTATGCGCCACAGAATGGTACACAGCCCATCTATCCACCATATCCACCGGTACAAAATCTGAGGCCGGAGAACGCAGAATCGGATAACTCAACACAAACTGAGCAATTGCAAGAACAAATCAATCAATTGCAAAAGCAAATTGAGACTTTGAGTACAACCGTTCAGGATCCAGCCGTTAGGCAACAGGTAGATTCCATGGCACGGCAGCTCAACAACTTCCGTGCGCAAAAGGACACGGTGATGATGGGTGCTCCGCAAGAGGAAAGTGCTCAGAATCATGAAGTGGTTCAGCCGGCACAGCCAGCAAAAGTTGCACCGTTTGACACCAATATCAGACAGGTATTCTTTGAAATATCGTCAGATGCATTGTCAAAAGAGGCGAAGCACACGCTCGATGGCTTGGCAGAAACGCTGAAGAACAATCGAAAGTTGAAAGCCGAATTGACAGGTTTTTCCAGTCAAGATGGTCCGAAAGCGTTCAATCGTGACCTTGCCATGCGCAGGATGAACAGCGTAAGAACCTACTTACTGAGGAAGGGTGTTCACGCCAATCAAGTGTCTGCACTCTCGTACGGCATTGACAAACATTCTGAAATGAACACGTATGCGCGCAGAGTTGAGGTGTGCGTATCACTCTAA
- a CDS encoding outer membrane beta-barrel protein, translating into MTRTLSMVGLMLLGSLKSTAQVHDVSFIASPAAEYIWWDKDLSIDNMPLYGGKLGFGFGPLFELHAFYLRGDDVNAKVRGHNWLTDEGWAGHIRDTKMDLTKYGGEMRLNLGKNSYFAPFLTAGAGVQQMKYNSFTGDAEITEVPLKDEQLFVSLGVGAKINLSSRAVLSLEAKNTMFNASKGSYLMRPEYNKEDGGNHLYNWGAAATLDFYLGGRAENSDNAVSREYRKLFSSGFKGMKFVVEPAIAYLDFDKDMAVTDTYLAGGSAGFDFSSLVGIRGFYYQATKDADKLSLSFNKNLALYGGNIITRLNFPRGINPYLQLGGGYMDIGDKYADKHGNTDAESTAFVFGGAGVEIPLSRYVALFGSANAVFTAQKGIEEEDIQNPDHINTSVMYNAGLRFNLGLAADGERKYKRDLNRRLDDEREASNERLNELRSKYDERISDYDDQIASYDEKIADYDDQIAKYDERVNKLKAEYEARIDKLDKDLDKALKANDTIRVAEIARMKDRHQQELESIQNDEMAMKRKLVNELGENSSSKVKMTRSQLNDLVSRITREARQSARSYDDGYDYDYNYNNYNYEMPQQPTRTVVPMQRMQPAQNNAETEQLRKELRIMNEKLNKVISQRNAGETTVVYEGNGAMGNQYVPGTVDDETAGYHPTTGKRLKLNRLGIITGVGFGDLTAWNFGVRGYMQIGSTNLDFVPELYAAMANDSGMGISGNVIYNFKSDALGKFVPYAGLGLGVFHGDDTHFGSNIILGVSVDMLSGRVFLDYSARSLAKQNQVALGYSFTF; encoded by the coding sequence ATGACGAGAACACTTTCCATGGTCGGCTTAATGCTGCTGGGAAGTTTAAAGTCGACGGCACAGGTACATGACGTGTCGTTCATCGCATCACCTGCCGCAGAGTACATCTGGTGGGACAAAGATCTTTCCATAGACAACATGCCACTGTACGGTGGAAAGTTGGGATTTGGCTTTGGTCCACTCTTCGAACTGCACGCATTCTACTTGCGCGGTGACGATGTAAATGCAAAAGTACGCGGCCATAATTGGCTTACCGATGAAGGATGGGCCGGTCACATAAGAGACACCAAAATGGATCTGACCAAATATGGTGGTGAGATGAGACTTAACTTAGGAAAGAACAGCTACTTCGCTCCTTTCCTCACAGCTGGTGCCGGTGTACAGCAAATGAAGTACAATAGCTTCACCGGAGATGCTGAGATCACGGAGGTTCCGTTGAAAGACGAACAACTCTTTGTTTCACTCGGTGTGGGCGCCAAGATTAATTTGAGCAGCCGCGCCGTGCTCTCACTTGAAGCGAAGAACACCATGTTCAACGCCAGCAAGGGAAGCTACCTGATGAGACCGGAATACAACAAGGAGGATGGTGGCAATCATCTGTACAATTGGGGAGCAGCCGCCACACTCGACTTCTATCTGGGTGGCAGGGCTGAAAACAGCGACAATGCTGTCAGCCGTGAATACCGCAAACTGTTCTCCAGCGGTTTCAAAGGTATGAAGTTTGTGGTAGAACCTGCCATAGCTTATCTGGATTTTGACAAGGACATGGCCGTGACCGATACCTATCTCGCCGGTGGAAGCGCTGGGTTTGACTTCTCATCACTCGTAGGTATACGCGGATTCTACTACCAGGCAACCAAAGATGCCGACAAGCTTTCGCTGTCATTCAACAAGAATCTGGCTCTGTATGGTGGTAACATCATCACACGTTTGAACTTCCCAAGAGGCATCAATCCTTACCTGCAACTTGGTGGAGGTTACATGGACATAGGCGATAAATATGCTGACAAGCATGGAAACACAGACGCAGAGAGCACAGCTTTCGTATTCGGAGGTGCCGGTGTTGAGATTCCTTTGTCGAGATATGTAGCACTCTTCGGTTCGGCAAATGCCGTATTCACCGCACAAAAGGGTATTGAAGAAGAAGACATCCAGAATCCTGACCACATCAACACCAGTGTGATGTACAATGCCGGCTTAAGATTCAACCTGGGTCTGGCTGCAGACGGTGAAAGAAAATACAAGAGGGATCTCAACCGCCGATTGGATGACGAACGTGAAGCCTCTAACGAAAGACTCAACGAGCTGAGATCAAAATACGACGAACGGATTTCTGATTACGACGATCAAATCGCAAGTTATGACGAGAAGATTGCCGACTACGATGATCAAATTGCAAAATATGATGAGCGCGTTAACAAGCTCAAAGCTGAATATGAAGCACGCATCGACAAACTGGACAAAGATTTAGACAAGGCTCTCAAGGCAAACGACACCATTCGCGTGGCTGAAATTGCACGGATGAAAGACCGTCATCAGCAAGAACTCGAGAGTATTCAGAACGACGAGATGGCCATGAAGCGCAAGCTGGTGAACGAACTGGGTGAGAACAGTAGTAGCAAGGTAAAGATGACTCGCAGTCAACTCAACGACTTGGTGAGCCGTATCACAAGGGAAGCTCGCCAGAGTGCACGCAGCTATGACGATGGCTATGACTACGACTATAACTACAACAACTACAACTACGAAATGCCACAACAGCCAACTCGTACCGTTGTACCGATGCAAAGAATGCAACCAGCTCAGAACAATGCTGAAACTGAGCAGTTGAGAAAAGAGCTCCGCATCATGAACGAGAAGCTGAACAAGGTGATCAGCCAACGCAATGCAGGCGAAACAACAGTTGTTTACGAAGGTAATGGTGCCATGGGCAACCAATATGTTCCAGGAACTGTAGATGATGAGACTGCTGGTTACCATCCTACAACAGGCAAACGTCTGAAGCTGAACCGCCTTGGTATCATCACAGGTGTGGGATTCGGTGATCTTACTGCCTGGAACTTCGGCGTTCGCGGATACATGCAGATTGGTTCTACCAACCTCGACTTCGTACCAGAGCTGTACGCAGCCATGGCTAACGACAGCGGAATGGGTATCTCAGGAAACGTTATCTACAACTTTAAGTCCGATGCATTGGGCAAGTTTGTACCATACGCAGGCCTTGGCCTTGGCGTATTCCATGGCGATGACACCCACTTTGGCTCTAACATCATCCTTGGTGTAAGCGTAGACATGCTCAGCGGAAGAGTATTCTTAGACTACTCCGCACGCAGCCTAGCCAAGCAAAATCAGGTTGCCTTAGGCTATTCGTTCACATTCTAA